GGCACCGAGGAGAGCGACGGCGCCGCCGTCCTCAACAAGCCGCTGGGCGCGAAGTACCCGAACGGCCTGCTGGTGGTCCAGGACGGCGACGACAGGCCGGGCGAGCCGGACCGGGACGCCACGAACTTCAAGTTCGTGGACCTCAAGCCCGTGCTCGAAGCGCTGACCGACCGACGCTAGAACTCGCCGCCGACGAGAGCGCCGATGAAGGCGGTCCAGGCGGTGCCGGTGAGGGTGAAGGCGGGGCCGTGGGGGTTCTTGAGTCTCGTACGGCCATGGTCCCGCCGGGGAGTTGGGCGCCTTCGACGCAGTTGCCGCCGTGGCCGTCGCTGTAGCTCGACTTGAACCAGTCCGTGCCGTTGAGCGCGTCAACCGTGGCCGTCACAGGAGCCCTTCCTCTGTGAGGGCTTCGATGAAGGCGGTCCAGGCGGTGGTGTTGAGGGTGAAGGCGGGGCCGTGGGGATTCTTGGAGTCTCGTACGGCCATGGCTCCGCCGGGGAGTTGGGCGCCTTCGACGCAGGCTCCGCCGTGGTCGTTGCTGTAGCTCGACTTGAACCAGTCGGCGCCGGACAGCGCGTTAGCCGTGGTCGTCATCCGAATCAAAGCTCCTTCATTGCCTTCTTGATCATGCTCAAGGACTCCTGCGGTCCGAGAGCGATGGCTTGCAGCTCGCTGAACGTCTCCTCATGCAACTCCACGTCCGACTGCCGTCGACTCACCCATGCGTCGGCCAGGTTCTCGAAGTAGATGATCGGCTTGAGAGCCTCACGGTCATGGAACTGAAGCGTGTGGAAGGCTCCGTTCATCCCCGGATGGGCACCTGCCTTGAAGGGCACCACCTGGACCCTGACATTGGGCAGCGCCGCCACCTCAACGATATGTGCGAGCTGTGCTCGCATGGTCTCCGGGCCCCCCACCTGCCGGTGTAGCACGGCCTCGCTCATGATCGCCGCGAATTTGAGCGGTGCCTCCCGGCGCAGCGCCTCCTGCCGTGTCATTCGCACGGCCACCATGCGGGCGATCTCCTCTTCGCTGAGACCTTGGTGCGCGCTCTGATGGGTCGCGCGCACATACGCCTCGGTCTGGAGCAGACCGGGGACGAACTCGGACTCGTAGTTGTGCAGCGCGACGGCGGTGGCCTCAAGGCCCAAGTACGCCCTGAAACCAGGGGTGATGACCGGGCGGTACTCCGTCGACTGCCACCAGTCCCGCTTCCGCTTGGTGACGGCCGCGTACCCCTTCAGCAGCTCCGTTTTCTCCTCGTCCGCCCCGTAGATCTGGCAGAGGGCCATGACATCGACCGGCTCAACGACCGAGTTTTCTCCCGTCTCCAGCCGGGTCAGCTTCGACGGACTCCAGTAGAGCTTCTTCACGACCTGAGTGGATGTCAGCCCGGCCTTCTGCCTCAGGTGGCGGAGTTCATTGCCCAGGTGCAAGCGGCACAGAGCGGGAGTCGCTGACTCGATGTCCGTGATCATCTGCCGTCCTCTCGGAGCGTTTTCCAGTGTGTCGACGTTGCTTCCGCCTCCGCAAGGAACTTTCCGCGTCATAGCAGGAGCCACCGCTCCCCCGCGTGAACACCCCCTGTGTGGCAGGTGATTCACGGAAAATTCCGCACGCAGAATTCGGCTGCGAGGTCCCATCCGTGATGCATCTGATGCGAGGCTATACGCGCAGCTCACGCACCGCAGTTGATTCAACGCACTGCGTGAGCATGGAGATTCGACGACAAGGACTCCCGATGCCTCCCACGACGCGCAGCGCAACTCCCGCCCCACTCACCGCAGTCGACATACGGGACGACGCCGTCCGCCTCAACATCTCCTTCCGCCCCCACACCCGCCGCGTCGCGCAACTGCGTCATATCGCGGGCGCGCTCCTCACCGAGGGCGGCATCGGGCGGGACGTGGTCGAGACCGTGCAGCTTCTCGTCAGCGAGATCGTCACCAACGCCGTCGTGCACGGGTGCGGTGACCGCGTGCGGTTCTCGGTCTCCTACGACCGGAGCGGCAACGGCAACAGCGCCGGCGACGTGCTGATCGAGGTGGACGACGGGCACCCCGCGAGGATCAAGGTGCGCAGCGCGGAGAGCGACGACGAGACCGGGCGGGGGATGTTCCTCGTAAACGCGCTCGCGCGCGCCTGGGGCCGGCACGGCACCCGTACGTGGTGCACCGTCGCAACCGGCGAGGCGTCATGACGACCAAACGCCGTACGCCCGGCACCCATTGGCGTCACCAGACGCCCACGTTCACCCAGGACCCGGACACGCTCCGCCGTCTCCTCGACGCCCTCAACCGCAACCACCCCATCGACTTCGCGACCATCTCCCGCACCGTCGCCGAGGCCCTGGTCGCCCAACTCCCGCCCGAGCGCGCATGGGTGGACGGCACCACGCTCAGGCTCCGGGGGCATCTGCAACTGCTGCTGACCGAGTACGACGGGGACACCGACGCCCCGGCCACGCTCGCGCTGCACAGGGACGCCTACCGGCTGCTCGCCCTCTGCGACACCTTCGACGCGACCACCCCGCCCCTGCACGCGTACGAGCTGATGCGCGCGCTCGCCGAGACCACCCGATCGTTCGCCGACCTCCATGTCACGGAGGGACGGCGCCAGTGAGTACGGCCAGGGCCCAGGCCCTCTACGTCATCGCCGTCACCGCGGTCGGCGGCTCGATCGTCGTGGCGCTGTGGCGCGGTTGGTGACCCGTCATGTCCAAGTGATGACGTATGTCACTGCCGACCAGAAGGCGTCGGACGAAGACTGGAAGTCGCAGAGAACCGCACACGCGCAGGGGAGTGGAGGCATGTTCAACAGGTGGCGGCATCGTCTGGCCGTGCGGCGGGTCAAGCCCGGGGACGGGCGACCGCTGAAGCGCTTCCGGTGGTGGCAGTCGATCAGCCGCTCACTGTTCTATCTCCGGCTGCCGGAGGGCGACGGGCGGCACACGGAGTACGCCGTTGACGTCCGGCAGTGGGGCAACCGCGAGACCGGCGAGGTCGAAGCCGATCTGTATCTCGACGGCATGCACCACGCCAGGTCCAAACTGCCCGCGGTCCTGCCCGTCCGGGGCGGCGCCGTCGAAGTGCGGGCGAGCGCGTTCGGGCTCAAGCGGTGCCACTACGTCACCGCCGAGGGGGCCGAGTACCAACTCGTCCCGGACCCCGACTCCGCCGAAGGGCGCCGCGCGCGGCTCGACCGGACGCGCCCCGCGCTGAGCCGGTCGATCGGCTTCCTCTCGGCGACCGTGCTCGGCCTCGCCCTGCTACTGCTCATCCCGCAGATGATCCAGCCGCTCACCGAGATACCGCCCGTCGCCGAGCGCATCGGGACCTTCGACTCGCCCGTCCGGCTGCCGCTGTGGCTCAACATCGCGGTCACGGCCGCGACTCTGACCGCCGGTACGGAACGGGCCCTGCGGCTGCGCTACAACTGGCTGCTGGACGGCGCGGCGGGCTGACCCCGGTGGGCCAACCCGCGGCGTGCTGACCCGCCCCCGCCCCCGTCAGTAGTACCCCTTCTCCCCGTCCACCAGCTCCCGCACGACATCCAGGTGCCCCACGTGCCTCGCGGTCTCCTCGATCATGTGGAGCAGCATCCAGCGCAGGCTCGCCGCCCCCGACCGGAAGTCGGTGTTGCGGCCCACGTCGTCCAGCGAGGCCTCCGCGACGATCGCGTTCGAGACCTCGCACTGCTGCTCGTACTCGGCGAGGAGCTGGGCGAGCGGGATGCCGTCGGTCATCATGTCCGCGTCCTCCGGGCCGTCGTCGAACTGCGGGCCCGTGGCGGGGTGGTTCAGGAACAGGACCTCGAACCAGCAGTGTTCGACCCAGCGCAGATGGGAGACGAGACCGGCCACGGTCATGACGGGCGAGGTCGGCAGCACCACACGGTGAGCCGCCTCCTCCGACAGCCCCTCGCACTTCCATTGCACGATCCGGCGCTGCATGTCGAGCCAGCCGACGAGTTGGGTGCGTTCGTCGGCGGTGAAGTCGGGGCGTTTACGGGAGGTGGTCATGGGCGGGGAAGTTACCCGACCCGCCACCGGCGTCGCACCGCGATTTCAGGGGCCGGCCGGCTCCGGGCGCGGGCGAACGGGCGCGCCGACCCGCCGGGTTCGAGCCCCCGGGACAGGACGCCGGGCCCGTTCCCGTACGATCGGCGGCTGACAGTGGCCGGATACCTTCGGCGTCACGGGTTTGAGACCCGTGAGTCCGCCGACGGGCGGCACGTTCGGGTTGAGCGGGACGGGTACGCGGTCACCGTGCGATTCACCGAGGACGACCTGATCGCGGCCGTCTCTCACGGTGCCCGTACGGGATCACAGAGTGTCCGAACCGTGTCCGAATAGCCCGCAAACGTCCCTTGGCGACTTTCATACTGTCGAACGTGATCGTTCACGGCTCCCGAGGGGATCGTTTGCCGTTCGGATGGGGTGCCGTGTCATGTCGGCCAAAACGTGAGAAAGGCCGGATTGACACTGAGTCAGGCGGACACGGGGCGTAGTCATCAAAGCAAACGACCCACAAACGACCCCTGTCCGGTGCTGCAACGAGAGCGGGAAATCGTCACTGTGTAAGGGCGCCTGCCACCGGTAGGGCGAGTTCCGGTTCCGCTGGCCGATCTGAGAGCACCGATCAGTTCTGACCATGTTGACAGTTGACAGATGTCTCATTCGAGAGGGCTGTACAGGCGCATGAGTGGCTATTTCACCACGGAATTCCATGAACGTCTCAGGGCACAGGTCCGGGCGTTCGCGGAGGCCGAAGTCCGGCCCCGAATAACCGAGATGGAGGCGTCCAAGGCCGTCCAGCACGAGCTGTCCCAGCTCATCGCCTGGCAGGGCTGGCTGGGCGTCACCATCGATCCCGCGTACGGCGGCATGGGCGCCGGTCATGTCGCGAAGACCATCATCATCGAGGAACTGTCGCGCGTCAGCGGGGCCATGGGCGCCATGGTGCAGGCCTCCCAGCTCGGCGTGGCGAAGATCATCCACTTCGGCAGCGACCTCCAGAAGAAGACCTGGCTCCCGGAGATCGCGGCCGGCGGCTGTCTGCCGACCATCGCCGTGACCGAGGCCGGTTCGGGCGGTCATGTGCTGGGCATGGAGGCGACGGCCCACCGCGACGGTGACGACTACATCCTCAACGGCGCCAAGGTGTTCGTCGGCAACTCGCACGTCGGCGATCTGCACGGTGTCGTGGTGCGCACAGGACCGGGCAGCAAGGGCCTCTCCGCCTTTCTCGTGGAGGCGGACCGCCCCGGCTTCTCCCTGGCCCCGCACCGGCCCGCCATGGGCCTCCACGGCTTCTCGTTCGGCGAGCTGATCTTCGACAACTGCCGGGTGCCCGCGGCCAATCTGCTCGGCAACGAGGGCGACGGTCTGCCCGTCGCGTACTCGTCGAGCATCCTCTACGGCCGGGCCAACCTCACCGCGGTCGCCCTGGGCATCCACCGGGCGATCCTGGAGGAGACGGTCGCGTTCGCGACGGCACGCCAGCGCTACGGCGCCCCGCTCGCCGAACTCCCCACGATCAAGCAGAAGCTGGGGAAGATGCAGTCGGCGTTCATGACGGCGCGGCTGACGGCGTACCACGCGGTGCACCTGCTCGACCAGGGGCTGCCGTGCGACGCCGAGTTGATGAACGCCAAGCTGGTGAACGTCGAGTCGGCGATGGACTCCGCCCGCGCCGCCATGGAGGTCCACGCGGCCATCGGCCTCTCGACGGACCGCCCCATCGAGCGCTACACCCGCGACGCGTTCCACATCTTCGCGCCCGCCGGCACGTCCGACGTCCAGCTCCAGCGGCTGGCGGAGACGGCGCTCGGCACCTCGAAGGGCGACTGGTCACGACGACTGGCCGCCCACGCGGGTGCGGGAGCGGCTGCCGTCGTCGGCTGATTCCGACTTTCGCCGGCCTCGCCGGACGGGCTGCTCACGCGGCCCGTCCGGCGAGGCCGGCGGCGTTGGTGACTAGGGGGTGCCGTGCCAGGCGTCGCGGGCCAGGCGGGACTTTGCGGACACTCCCTAGCGCGGACCGCCACCGGTGCGCTGGTAGATCAGGCGCATCAGCTGGTCGCGGCTCTCCTTGATGAGCTGGAGGGTGTCGCGGCCCGTCTCCTTGCCACGCGGGTCCGTACCCACGAAGCAGACCGTGCCCAGCACCGTGTCCGTGCGCTCGTCGATGAGCGGGGCGCCCGCGTACGTACGGATACCGATCAGGTCCACCACCTCGTTCGAGGCGAACCGCGGGTACGCGTACACGTCCGGAAGCACCAGCGCCTTGCGGCGGTTGAGGACGTCCGGGCAGTACCCGTGGTCCCGCGACATGATCCGGCTGACCTCGGGGCTGCCGCCCGCCTCGGGACCGCCCTGACCCGACTGCGTCGCGGACGGTGTGTGCAGACCGGCGAAGAACTGGTGGCCGGTGATGAAGTTGACCATCGCGTACGGCGCGCCCGCCGCCTGGGCGAGCTGTGTCGCGAACGCGTCGAACTCGGCGTCGGGCATGTCCCCGAGGCCCAGTTCACGCAGCCGTGCCTCGCGGTGCGCCAATTCCATGTCGGGCGCGGGGAGATGCAGGCCCGCTTCGGTGTCGTAGGTCATGAAGTGGCTCCCAGATCGCTGGAGTGCTGAAGGGGTGATGCGGGGGGCGGCGTGTGGACGGCCCGCTCCCGCGCGCGGCGGAGCGAGACCGAGTGCGCGTAACTGACGAGGGAGACCAGTACATGCTTCGCCGACGCGGGATCGCGCGCGTCGCAGAGCAACACCGGCACATCCGCCCTGAGTTCGAGCGCCTCGCGGACCTCTTCCGAGCTGTAGCGGTAGGCGTCGTCCGCGTCGAACTCGTTGACGGCGACGACGAAGGGCACATCGCGGCTCTCGAAGTACTCGACGGCGGCGAAGCAGTCCAGCAGCCGGCGGGTGTCGGCCAGGACGACGGCCCCGATCGCGCCCAGCGACAGATCGTCCCAGGTGAACCAGAAGCGCTGCTGTCCCGGTGTGCCGAACAGAAGCAGCACCAAGTTCTGCTTCTGGAGGGTGATCCGGCCGAAGTCCAGGGCCACAGTGGTGGTGGCCTTGTTCTCGATGCCCTCCAGCCGGTCGGTGCCCGTCCCGCTGCTCGCCGAGGTCAGGGTCTCCTCCGTCGAGAGCGGCTTGATCTCGCTGACCGCGCCGATCATGGTGGTCTTGCCCACGCCGAAGCCGCCACCGACCACGATCTTCAGGGCGATGGGATCGTCAGACGACATAGGTTCGTAGCCCCTCAAGCACTGCCTCCAGCAGATTCGGATCTTTCGGGTCGGCCGTTCTCGTGGGCATCGCCATGATCAACGCGCCCTCGTCCAGCAGGTCCGAGAGCAGGATCTTCGCCACCTGGACCGGCTGGCCCAGGGTGGCGGCGACCTCGGCCACCGACCGTGCCTCGCCGCGGCAGAGCGCGAGACAGTGCGCCGCCTCCGGGCTGAGATAGCCCTCCGGAGCCGTGGCGCGTGCCTTGAGGAGCGACGACAGACTCATCTCGTTCGTGGGCCGCGTTCGCCCACCCGTCAGGGCGTAGGGACGAATCTCATGCTCATCGTCGTCCACCCAGGGGGTACCGTCTAAGGCCGCCATGATCAGTGCACCCGGTCGTCGGCGGAGGACTGGCGCAGCCGCGGAGGTGTACTCAGGTGCTCGGGCACGCTCTTGACCAGCTGCCCCATCTCGAAACCGACCGCGCCGAGATCGGCGCTGTCGGAAGCCAGCACACCCAGCACGGCCCCGGGGCCGGCCATGGAAACGAAGAGCAGCCCGTTGTCGTGCTCGACCACCACCTGCCTGACCCTGCCGTCGGCGGGACCCTTGATGTCACGGACGCCGCCGGCCAGCGAGCACAACGCGGTGCTGATCGCGCTCAGCTTGTCCGCCGAGTCGATGCTCAGACCGTAGGAATGCTTGCGCACTCCGTCACTGGATGCCAGGACAGCGCCTTCCGTACCGGGGACGCGCCTGATGAAATCAGCCATCAACCAGTCCAGATCGGGCTGCTGGGCCGAAAAAACTTCGTTTGGCAAGAGAGTGACTCCGTAAGTGGTTGGGCGACCGCCGCGGGCAGCGTCAGCTCGTCTGGTCGGGGGGCCCCTGCGGGCCGTCTTCCGAGCTGGCGAGCCTGATGCCTGAGGCGAAACGAGCCATCAGATCCGGATTCGGGGCGACGACCTCCCGGTCGGCGTCGGCGAGCCGCGGGAACTCCGGTCCGCGGTACGTCTCGCTCCGCCGGGGGAGAGTAGGCCGGCGACCCGGGGAGTTGGTGGCGTCGCTCGGGGGTGAGGCCTGGGTGGATCGGGGGACCTCGGGGGGTGTGACGTCGGCAGAGCCGGTGGTGGAGCGGCCGGCACTGGATTGGCCGGAGTCGGGGTGGGCGGTGGCGGAGTGCCGGCCGCCGCCGGTGTAACCGGGGTTCGGGTGGCTGCCGTTGTGACCGCTGTTGTGACCGCCGCCGGTCTGGCCGTTGGCCTGGCCGGTGGTCGCGCCGTACGCCGTGGGCTGCCGCTGGGGGAGCGGGGCCGGGGCGTCGACCGAGCCGTTGGACCCGGCCGAGGCCGTGGCCGCCGCGTGGGCGCTGGGGGAGCCGATGCGGCGTACGGACGGCGACTCACCGTGCGTACCGCGACCGCCGCGGGCGGCGAGGGCGCCGGCCTCGGCGGGCAGGGGGCTGTGGTGGTCGGACGCGGTCTGGGGGACCTGGTACGGCTGGTGGTGCGGAACCTGGTTCGGTATGTGCGGCACCTGATTCGGAACCTGACCCGGAACGTGGTGCGGCGCCGGCTGGGGAGTGTGCTGGGGCGCCTGATGGGGGGACGGCTGGGGGGCCTGCGGGGCGGCCTGCGGGGACGCCGACCACGCGGCGCCCGACGCGGGCTCGCTCGACGGGCCCGTACGCTGCGCCTGCTCCGCCCGCTCCTGCTGCCTGCGCCGCTCCTGCTCCTGGTCCGGTGCCTGCCGCTGGGTGGGCGGCGGCGGGGCGGCGTCGAGCAGCGCGCTCGGCAGTACGACGATGGCCTGGGTACCGCCGTAGATGTTGCGGCGCAGCGCGACGTCGATGTCGTGCCTGCGCGCGATCTGCGCGACCACGAACAGGCCGATCCGGCCGTCCTCCAGCTGCTCGCGGATGTCGAACTGGTCCGGCCTGGTGAGCAGCCGGTTCATCCGCTCCAGCTTCTCGGGCGCCATCGGCAGTCCGCGGTCGTCGATCTCGATCGCGAGACCGGCCGGGACACGCTCGGCGCGCAGCGTCACCTGGGTCTCCGGGGCGGAGAAGCGGGCCGCGTTCTCGACGAGTTCGGCCAGCAGGTGGATGACCTCGGCCGCGGCGTAGCCGGGCAGCGTGCCCTCGGGCGGCTGGATGACACGTACGCGGGCGTACTGCTCGATCTCGGCGACGCCCTGGCGCAGCACGGTCGGCAGCGGGACGGGCTTGTTGATACGGCGGGGGACCGCACCGCCCATCACGGCCAGGCTCTCCACCTGGCGGCGGAACTGGGTGACGAGGTGGTCGACGCCGAAGAGACCGCCGAGCAGGTCCGGGTCCTCGACCTCGCTCTCCAGATCGTCCAGGCGGGCCAGCGCGCGGTTGACCAGCGCGTGCAGGCGCTGCGCGATGTTGACGAACACGTCGACCTGCTGGCGCGCGCCCGCCTCGGCGACCGCGGCCAGCGCCTGGTGCTGCGCGAGGCGCAGGGTCTGTTCGAGATCCGCGAAGGGATTGCCCTGGGCGACGGCGCGCGGCGCCGGCTCCATGAGCTGGGGACGCTCACCGCGGCTGATCTGCTCCAGCAGCCGGGCGATGTTCTGCTGCCCCTCGGAGGTCACGGCCTCGAACCGCTCGACCCACTGGCGGGCGGAGGTGGCGTTCGTGACCCGCTGCTCGTGCACGGCGGCGGAGACGGCGGTGGCCTTACGGGTGGCGACGACCGTCGCGGCCACGCCGAGGACGGCGGCGGCCGCCGCGGCGGACCAGGTCGCCGCCGGGCTGCCGACGAAGTGCCACGTGGACCACGCGCCCGCGGCCAGCGCCACGGCCGTGGACACCGGCAGCAGGGTGAGAAAACGGATCCGTGAGCGCAGACCCTTCTCGGTGGCCAGATTCCGGTTGGCCTTAGCCGTGGCCGTGGCGGGGGCCTGGGCGGTGTTCCCGGAGTTCTGTGACTTCCGAGCGGAACGTCCGCGCCGCCGACCGCTACGACGGTCGGCGGGGGCGACGTGCGGGGAGTGTTCAGGCATAAATGTCCTCGGTACGACGGGGACCGGCGGATGAAGGTGAAAGGGCCGCGCTTCGGCGCCGGCTTGGGGCTCCAGGGGCGTGTGCCGTCCGGGAGGGTACCGCTCGTGCGAGTGCCGGGTGGGCGTGGGCCGGATGGGTGTGGGCCGGGCGTCGCGGGCCCGACAGGCCTTCCGGGACGCCCCCCGGCTCGCCGCTCCGTCCGCCGCCCCCGGAAGCTGCCGCGTCGGCCGGCCGACGAATCCGGGCCGGCAGAACGAGCACGAGGAAGCGGACCATGTGTTTGAGGAGCCTTCACAGACGGGCAGTTGGACGGGTACAGGCACATGCCAGCGTCATTAAGAGCCATAACAAGCTTGGTGCGTGACCGCGTTCGCCGCCACGGCCGGAGGGGGTCGTTCAGCGGTCGCTTGACCCCATGGGCTTCACAATGTGAATCGCACAAAAGCGGCTATTGGCTCGAACGCAAAGAGGCCGTCGGCAGGGCACGACGGCGATGCGACCGCCAAACGATCGATATCGCGGGGTGTGGCGATCGGTATGGGGGTCGCTTGTGAGGAGAACTTGAGCTGGACTTGAGGAACAACCTCTCAAAGAGTGCATCCCAATCCTCTACTCAACTGTGCCCAGTGGCAAGGCACTTCAATCATGCGTGTCCTTCACAACGCGGAGAATTCGTGTGGGAGACCGTGAATAACCGGCAGTAGAGCTTGATTTGAGCGCGGATGCCTGTGACGCGGGTCACTTCGGAGAGCCGCTCACCCGCAAGCCGTCACTTCGGATCGAACTCGCCGACGAAACGCAGGACCTCGTCCAGCTGGTCCATGCTGAGCAGCCGGCTGCGCGGCCGGAGCATGCCGGAACTCCCGTACGCCCCCAGCTCCTGGCACCGGCGCAGCAGCCAGGGCCAGTCGATCGACAAATAGTCTGCCAGGGCCCGCAGCCGGTACTCGGAGGTGGGTCCGTCGATCACGCTGTGTGCGCGGGCATGGTCAACCGCCTGGGTGTACGTACGGACCTGGGACCGCTGATCCGTATTGCCGACACGCCAAATCCCGTCCGAGCGAAGCCAGTTGGCCACAATCACCCGGTCGTCGGATGCCAGGACGAATTCGTCGATCTGTGAGTACTCCTCCTCGGCGCAGATCCACACGGTCATGCCGTGCATCTCCATCAGGGCGACGTTGAGGAACAGCAGGATCCGCTCGTACGGCTCGCTGTCCTTGACCGACTTCTCCGGTACGCAGAAGGCGTGCCCGGGCCGTACGGACGGATCGGCGCGCCGCGCCGCCGCACGGGTGAGGTGCTCGTGCTTGTGCCGGAAGAAGAGCCAGGCCGCGCTCTCCTCGCCGGTCTGCTCACGCGTCCAGAAGAAAGGCGGTTCCGTCGCCTCACCGAGATGGCGCTCGATGTGCAGTGTGCAGAAGTACGAGCCCAGCCAGGCGGCACCCACCCGGGAGAGCTCCGGCATCGCCGACCGCGCCACGGCCGAGCGAGGCATCGCTAAATGGCTCTCCAGCTCACGTCGTTCACTGTCGAGAATGTGGTCGTCCGCGAGGAGGCTGTCCTCCAGGTTGAGCATCGCCCACATGATGCCGAACGTCAGGTCGTCCAGCCGGTACGGCTTCGGTATCGGCAGCGTCCCGCGCGGATCGGCGTCCAGCTGGTAGCGCGCGCGGGCGGAGTCCAGTACGTACAGTCCCTCGCCGCCGCTGCCGCCGAGCGAGGCTATGAGCAGGGCCCGTCGGGCGGGCTGCACGAACGCGCGTAGATGCGGATTCTCCTCCACGGCGATCGACACCACGTCGTCCTGCGACGTCGCCTCGTACATCTGGGCGGGCACCGCGGTGCCGTCGAAGATCCGCATGCCGTCCAGATACCAGAGCCCGCCCGCACCGGCCGCCGCCTCCGACGGGGAGAGGGAGGAACTGGACCACAGGGCGTCCATCGAGCGGGCGGTGGCGAGCGACGATCCGTGCGGCAGCCGCGCGGGGACGACCTCGCGGCTGGGCACGCGCTGGAGCAGCAGGTCCACCTCGACGCCGAGCATGTAGGCGAGGACGGTGGCCGCGTCGCCCTGGGGCGACTGGGTGCCGGCCAGCCAGCGCTTGAAGGTGATGCGTGAGACGGAGACGTTGCCGACGCGGCTGTTGCCGTACTCCTTCGCGGCGCGGCGCGCGGCGAGGCTGAACTGCACGTCGAAGACGGCGAATTTCGCCCAGTTGAGCCGTTCGAGCAGCACCCGCAGCAGGGTCGGCGGGCGCTGCTCGCTGTGGCCGGCGGACCGCTCCGCGGTTCGCTCGACGGACTGGTCGGCGGTCTTCGGGGCCGCCTTCTCGACCGGGGGGTCGGTGGGGTGGCCGACGGAGTGGCCGGTGGGGTGATCGGCTGAGCGGTCGGTGAGGTGGCCGACGGAGCGATCGACGGAGCGGTCGGCGGAGTGATCGGCCGCGCGATCGACCGGCTGATCAGGTCGGCGATCGACCGGATACTCGTTCTCCTCAGGGGTCACGAGCCGAGCCCTCCTCGGGCAGCCAGAACGGTGCGGTCAGATAGTCGAAGCGGAAATTCCATCCAGCTGACTCATCCTCACGGTGTCGTACGCACGGTCGCAAATGCCAATTCTGGCGTCTCGGCAGAGACATGATCACTCCGAGTAGGCGCCGCTGTCCAGCAGAACCCTGGCCA
This window of the Streptomyces niveus genome carries:
- a CDS encoding acyl-CoA dehydrogenase family protein encodes the protein MSGYFTTEFHERLRAQVRAFAEAEVRPRITEMEASKAVQHELSQLIAWQGWLGVTIDPAYGGMGAGHVAKTIIIEELSRVSGAMGAMVQASQLGVAKIIHFGSDLQKKTWLPEIAAGGCLPTIAVTEAGSGGHVLGMEATAHRDGDDYILNGAKVFVGNSHVGDLHGVVVRTGPGSKGLSAFLVEADRPGFSLAPHRPAMGLHGFSFGELIFDNCRVPAANLLGNEGDGLPVAYSSSILYGRANLTAVALGIHRAILEETVAFATARQRYGAPLAELPTIKQKLGKMQSAFMTARLTAYHAVHLLDQGLPCDAELMNAKLVNVESAMDSARAAMEVHAAIGLSTDRPIERYTRDAFHIFAPAGTSDVQLQRLAETALGTSKGDWSRRLAAHAGAGAAAVVG
- a CDS encoding DUF742 domain-containing protein; its protein translation is MSLSSLLKARATAPEGYLSPEAAHCLALCRGEARSVAEVAATLGQPVQVAKILLSDLLDEGALIMAMPTRTADPKDPNLLEAVLEGLRTYVV
- a CDS encoding DUF397 domain-containing protein, with translation MTTTANALSGADWFKSSYSNDHGGACVEGAQLPGGAMAVRDSKNPHGPAFTLNTTAWTAFIEALTEEGLL
- a CDS encoding helix-turn-helix domain-containing protein: MITDIESATPALCRLHLGNELRHLRQKAGLTSTQVVKKLYWSPSKLTRLETGENSVVEPVDVMALCQIYGADEEKTELLKGYAAVTKRKRDWWQSTEYRPVITPGFRAYLGLEATAVALHNYESEFVPGLLQTEAYVRATHQSAHQGLSEEEIARMVAVRMTRQEALRREAPLKFAAIMSEAVLHRQVGGPETMRAQLAHIVEVAALPNVRVQVVPFKAGAHPGMNGAFHTLQFHDREALKPIIYFENLADAWVSRRQSDVELHEETFSELQAIALGPQESLSMIKKAMKEL
- a CDS encoding roadblock/LC7 domain-containing protein, encoding MADFIRRVPGTEGAVLASSDGVRKHSYGLSIDSADKLSAISTALCSLAGGVRDIKGPADGRVRQVVVEHDNGLLFVSMAGPGAVLGVLASDSADLGAVGFEMGQLVKSVPEHLSTPPRLRQSSADDRVH
- a CDS encoding DUF397 domain-containing protein → MTATVDALNGTDWFKSSYSDGHGGNCVEGAQLPGGTMAVRDSRTPTAPPSPSPAPPGPPSSALSSAASSSVGRSALRARA
- a CDS encoding GTP-binding protein, which gives rise to MSSDDPIALKIVVGGGFGVGKTTMIGAVSEIKPLSTEETLTSASSGTGTDRLEGIENKATTTVALDFGRITLQKQNLVLLLFGTPGQQRFWFTWDDLSLGAIGAVVLADTRRLLDCFAAVEYFESRDVPFVVAVNEFDADDAYRYSSEEVREALELRADVPVLLCDARDPASAKHVLVSLVSYAHSVSLRRARERAVHTPPPASPLQHSSDLGATS
- a CDS encoding DUF6415 family natural product biosynthesis protein, with product MTTKRRTPGTHWRHQTPTFTQDPDTLRRLLDALNRNHPIDFATISRTVAEALVAQLPPERAWVDGTTLRLRGHLQLLLTEYDGDTDAPATLALHRDAYRLLALCDTFDATTPPLHAYELMRALAETTRSFADLHVTEGRRQ
- a CDS encoding DinB family protein, coding for MTTSRKRPDFTADERTQLVGWLDMQRRIVQWKCEGLSEEAAHRVVLPTSPVMTVAGLVSHLRWVEHCWFEVLFLNHPATGPQFDDGPEDADMMTDGIPLAQLLAEYEQQCEVSNAIVAEASLDDVGRNTDFRSGAASLRWMLLHMIEETARHVGHLDVVRELVDGEKGYY
- a CDS encoding ATP-binding protein; the protein is MPPTTRSATPAPLTAVDIRDDAVRLNISFRPHTRRVAQLRHIAGALLTEGGIGRDVVETVQLLVSEIVTNAVVHGCGDRVRFSVSYDRSGNGNSAGDVLIEVDDGHPARIKVRSAESDDETGRGMFLVNALARAWGRHGTRTWCTVATGEAS
- a CDS encoding GAF domain-containing protein, giving the protein MTYDTEAGLHLPAPDMELAHREARLRELGLGDMPDAEFDAFATQLAQAAGAPYAMVNFITGHQFFAGLHTPSATQSGQGGPEAGGSPEVSRIMSRDHGYCPDVLNRRKALVLPDVYAYPRFASNEVVDLIGIRTYAGAPLIDERTDTVLGTVCFVGTDPRGKETGRDTLQLIKESRDQLMRLIYQRTGGGPR